Within Epilithonimonas zeae, the genomic segment TCCTGGAATTGCTAGGATAGAGTAGTTGTCTCTCAAATCCAGGCGGTCATAATTTTGCTTGAATTCATCCGCAATAGCATCGATGAAAATCGGATTATCCAAATCTTTCATTTGCTCCAAAGATGCATTCACGATACTTACGTTATCGACTTTGTCCAATTCTGTATTCTTGAAGAACTGAGCCATCGTTCTGTACGACGTTTCCAATTCGCGAATCGCAGCAAGACTATTTTTGAGGTTGGTTTTAAGGTTTTTTTCTGCACTCTGCGCTTTTGTTTTACAGGCTTCTGCCATTTCTTCAGCGGTAGCATTATTTTCCAAAAGTGAAATCCATAAATTCAGTTTTTGAGCTAAATCTTTTCTTTCGGTTTGTTTATTAGTATCATTTAAGAAGATTTCTTTACGTGCTTTTCTCGTCGGATTCATATTGGCAATCCCGTCTACAACGGTTTCTATAAAATTGAATCCCCCAACTTTGTTGAGATCGTTAATCGCTGAACCTCTTCTTTGATCTTGCTGTTGTTCTGCAGCCTGCTGATTTTGCGGTGCTGCTTGTTGTCTATTGTCCATAGTTTTTGTGTTTATTATTTTTCAAGTTCACCTGCTACTTCTTTCAAAACTTCTATCAAAGCATTTTTGGTTTGAGGATTTTCAAGAATATTTTTTAGAATTTTATTATTCTTCAGTTGTCTCAGTATTTTATTGTACTGTTCTTGTTCGATGCTTAGAGTTTTCAGATATTCTGAGTTTTGAGTCAGATTTTTCGGAGTGAAATCTCCCAATTGCTGAAACCTGAATTCTTCATCTATGTAAGTTCCGTCTTCTGTCTCATGCTGAACAGAAATAGAAGGTTGAAAGTGTTTGAAGACATCGTCTACCGATTTCAGACCTTTTACAATTTCCGGAACAAATGGTTCATCTGCTGTAAGTTGACTTACAATCAGCGATCTGTTTTCCTGAATTTCTTGGATTGCTTCGTTGGCGTCAACTTTTACTTCGTTTCCCCCAACACCATAATTAAACATTGCCATATTATTTATTTTTTGTGATTGATTTTCTGATTTTTTACTGAAATATTTTAAAATCTTATTGAATGAAAACATTACAGAGATTCTACTGGTTCGATGGTTGGCATAAAGAATCTGTTAAGCCAATAAAACTTTTCTCCGTTCTGATCTATGATGATCTTTGGGTTACTTTTATTATTTAGCAATCTGTCTGCCAATGTTTTATATTGTTTGAAATAGTTTCTTACAATCT encodes:
- a CDS encoding type VI secretion system contractile sheath small subunit; the encoded protein is MAMFNYGVGGNEVKVDANEAIQEIQENRSLIVSQLTADEPFVPEIVKGLKSVDDVFKHFQPSISVQHETEDGTYIDEEFRFQQLGDFTPKNLTQNSEYLKTLSIEQEQYNKILRQLKNNKILKNILENPQTKNALIEVLKEVAGELEK